From a region of the Labrus mixtus chromosome 5, fLabMix1.1, whole genome shotgun sequence genome:
- the sfrp1a gene encoding secreted frizzled-related protein 1a, translating into MTSAPVSLLRMIRLAVTVALISSCSASEYEYLSWKSDMYNGGRSYGKPPQCVDIPEDLRLCHNVGYNQMLLPNLLEHETMAEVKQQASSWVPLVHKNCHPGTQVFLCSLFAPVCLERPIYPCRWLCEAVRDGCTPIMESFGFPWPEMLTCDKFPQDDVCIAMPQPNATEATQPTGYSPICPPCDNEMKTDAMLEHMCASEFAFKTKIKEVTRENMDRKVILQKRKKMLKAGNLKKKDMKTLVLYLKNGADCPCQQLDNLGNQYLIMGRKVDQQYLLTGIHKWDKSSKEFKQAIKKLKTYKCSSFDNVF; encoded by the exons ATGACTTCTGCTCCTGTGTCGCTGTTGAGAATGATCCGTCTGGCGGTGACAGTGGCGCTCATATCGTCGTGTAGTGCGTCAGAGTACGAGTACCTCAGCTGGAAGTCGGACATGTACAACGGCGGACGAAGCTACGGCAAGCCTCCCCAGTGCGTTGACATCCCGGAGGACTTGCGGCTCTGTCACAACGTAGGCTATAACCAGATGCTGTTGCCCAACCTATTGGAGCACGAAACCATGGCCGAGGTGAAGCAGCAGGCCAGCAGCTGGGTGCCACTGGTGCACAAGAACTGCCACCCAGGCACGCAGGTCTTCCTCTGCTCGCTGTTTGCGCCCGTGTGCCTGGAGAGGCCCATCTATCCGTGCCGCTGGCTGTGCGAGGCCGTGCGGGACGGCTGCACCCCCATCATGGAGTCGTTTGGCTTCCCCTGGCCGGAGATGCTCACCTGCGACAAGTTTCCCCAAGATGATGTGTGCATCGCCATGCCGCAGCCTAACGCCACCGAGGCCACCCAGCCGACAG GTTACTCTCCCATCTGCCCACCATGtgacaatgaaatgaaaacagatgccATGCTGGAGCACATGTGTGCCAGCGAGTTCG CTTTCAAAACCAAGATCAAGGAGGTGACACGGGAAAACATGGACCGGAAGGTGATCTtgcagaagaggaagaagatgttGAAAGCGGGAAACCTGAAGAAGAAGGACATGAAAACACTGGTGCTGTACTTAAAAAACGGCGCGGACTGCCCCTGCCAGCAGCTTGATAACTTGGGCAACCAGTATCTAATCATGGGCCGCAAGGTGGATCAGCAGTACCTCCTCACGGGCATACACAAGTGGGACAAGTCCAGCAAAGAGTTCAAACAGGCCATCAAGAAACtcaaaacatacaaatgttCCTCATTTGACAATGTCTTCTAA